In Candidatus Neptunochlamydia vexilliferae, the sequence TTTGAATTTTCCGATCGGATCCAAGAGGCCCATATGGCGGCCATCCATATCATCATCGAAAGGGTGGAGCAAGCGCTCTTTTTTCCTGCAGAAGTGGGAGCAGCGGTATGATAGGGACACAGACCTATATCACCGATCTTATTGAAGGTCGCCGAAAGGGAGCTCTTATGAAAGGAGCTCTTTTTGCCATTAGCGGCCTATTCGAAATGGGGGTGAAGCTCCGCAACTTGGCCTTTGACCGGCAATGGATTAAGGAAAAAAGAGTAGCGGCTCCTGTCATTAGCATTGGAAATATCATTGCAGGAGGAACGGGTAAAACCGCATTTATCCAAAGGATCACTAAAGACCTTCAAAAGCATGGGAAAGTTTCCATCCTCTCAAGGGGTTACCGCTCCGAAATCGAAAAGGTTGGAGGAAGCTTGCACCTGATCGAAAAATCGCGGATCACTCCCGATGTGTGTGGGGATGAGGCCTACCTCCTTTTCAAATCCCTTCCCGAAGCGGTCCTTTTTGTTGGGAAAGATCGGGTTTTAAATGCAGAGCGGGCTGTTTACCATGAAGCCGACTTCATCCTCTTAGATGATGGGATGCAATACCGGAGCCTCCACCGCGACGTTGAAATCGTTATGCTTCATGGCGATGATCTTTATGGAAAAGGGTTTTACCTTCCCCGCGGTTACCTCCGCGACTCCCCAAAAAGGCTTGAGTCTGCCGATGCGATTGTGGTCAACCATATCCATGACTTGAACCACTTCCATGCAGTCGAAAAAGAGATTGCTAAAAGGAGCGACGCTCCCGTTATTGGGGTGCGAATGGTTCCTGAAAAGGTAGAAACTTCTTGTGGAGAGCACCTTTTGGCTCTTAAAGATCGGCGGGTAGGAGTCTTTTGTGGGCTGGGAAAACCAGAAT encodes:
- the lpxK gene encoding tetraacyldisaccharide 4'-kinase, translating into MIGTQTYITDLIEGRRKGALMKGALFAISGLFEMGVKLRNLAFDRQWIKEKRVAAPVISIGNIIAGGTGKTAFIQRITKDLQKHGKVSILSRGYRSEIEKVGGSLHLIEKSRITPDVCGDEAYLLFKSLPEAVLFVGKDRVLNAERAVYHEADFILLDDGMQYRSLHRDVEIVMLHGDDLYGKGFYLPRGYLRDSPKRLESADAIVVNHIHDLNHFHAVEKEIAKRSDAPVIGVRMVPEKVETSCGEHLLALKDRRVGVFCGLGKPESFFKTVSEMGGTLAEKWILPDHIGPTEEELIHFVDRCTERGCDLIVCSEKDWVKLPPNLKLSLPIGFLKAEMKVVTGKERYEALLSHLQSLLPRSMP